GCGATTGAACACTGGCAGACCAAGCCGTGTAGATTTCGTTTCTCGGCCCCCGGCATATAGAAACATCGGGATCAAAAGCTCTTCCCTGCGCGTTGATGAACCAAGTGCCATACCATGTAATTCCTCTGTTATCACTGTGTCTTATTTGCAGTTGTGAATCCTCACTCCAGAATATAACAGATATAGTTGAATCTCCGTTATGTTCGTATAAAGTCGCGTCGAAACTGTTAGGCCATGCCCAAGCGTCAATCAATTCGCTTGATTGAAGGGTATGAGCCGTCAAGTTGTACCTCTGAACGCAGAGTCTGTTGAACATTCCGTTGAAGTTGAAGCAAAAGATGAAAAGGTAATCGTCCCCGAGTTCGCTGGAGAGAAGTTTCATCCTTTCGTATTTACCCAATGATTGTATCGTGTCGAAAACATGCCAACTCCCTCCGTGGTTTGTCGATCTGTATAGAATTACAGGATAGCTGTCGGGAGACATGACAACGGTGTCTTTTTGAACCGCAGCGAACATGGTCCCGTCCGATAAGTAGTCGCAGTCGAAAGAGGTTATCTCGCCCTGCATTATCCTGACGTCGTTTCCCCAATCCGATGACTGGGCGAAAAGCAGCGTTGAAAAAAAAGCCAAAAAGCAGAACACTTTTAAAAACCTCATATTTTCTCCTTTCAAAATTTAATACAATCATTGGCAAGAAATTATCGTATATATTTTCCGTAAATCAAACTGATATTATTATGGGTGATGATCTCGTCTTAAAGTGGTTATTTTGATGAAGAAAAGTATTTTAAAAATAATATAATTAAGGCTCTGTTTCTTTTGTTGTTTCCGGATATTCAGATATCAGATCGAGTATTTCAGAGGGGGTGTCCTTCAGGAAAGGGGTGCTCCTATAAGCGGTTTCGATGAGAGCTCTGTTAGCCTCTATGGTGTATTTGGAGAACTTTTCGTTTACTTCGCCTTCAGAGGTTTCGTTTATGTCCATAATAAGAACAGGTGTAGTCGCTGAAAAGTCTAATTCTTTTAAATCAATGGATTTGATTTCTTCGGATTGAGATGTGAAAAAATGAACTTTCATGTTTTCAAGGTCATAGACAATGCTCCACTTTGAGAAATCACCGTATTTAACACTTTTCAACAAGTTGAAAGCGAAGTCAATAACCGAAACGAAATTATCAGGGGAATAACCCTTCAATCTATTCATCAGGATACAAAAAGCCGCTAGTGAAAGGTCTTCCACTGAATCTTCATAAAACATGAGATTGTTCTCGTTGCCGAACATACTCCCGTATGCCGTGAAATAATCCAGTGAGTATTTATAGATGTCGTTTGTAAGCGCTTTATGAGAACCCACCATATAGTCGTAGACAAGTTCTTTATCTAAATATTCTACAGTCGCACAGGCACCGGTTTTATCGCAAACAAGAAAGTGAAGGGGCACAGACCCGGGATCAATACGTAAACTAAGGTCGCTGTTGACCACTTCTTCGACAGTGCTGAAATTGTCGAGCTGGTATTGTATCCACTGAAGGTCATTCAGACAAGGCCTGTCGTCGGGATCAGGATACTCCGCTTCTTTAAGCCACAGGCAGGCAATGACCAACCCAGCTTAGTTTATTCCATCCATAGGAAACTCTCTGCCGTATAGATTGAAAGTGACGCTGCCGTATTTTGAAGTCCAGTGGGCGGGGTTCTCGTTTATAAAGGCTGTTTTTTCAATGCCCCTTTTGTTGACTATTACCAAGCCTTCACCGACCATCCAGTCGAAATTTCTACCGTAGATGAGTTCATTTTGGGACTTCAAGCAAAATGTTGAGCAAGCCTGCAATGCAGTGATTTTCAAAAAGCAGAATAAAATTACATTTTTGATAAATGTAGTTGACATTGTCGTTCTCCTTACTTGAATCACAAGTTATTTGAAAATTTTTCGAACCATTCCTCCAAAAAGGTCAGATGAGCGATGCCGTATTTCAATGTCTGAATAGAAAAAGGGTCGTTGTCATAATCCTCCATTTTTTTATCTAAACTTTTTAGTTCCGCAAGTTCTTTTTTCAAGCACTCCAGGAAGTTAACTGTCGTTTCAGCTCTGCTTTTTTTGTCTAATAATGAAAAGAAAAACATTTTCAAAAGAAATATTTGAGTTTTGCAGGATGGAGATCTCATCCAGTCGAGGAATGCTTCTCTTCCGGTAGGTTTTATATAATAGATATTTTTCAACCTTCCAGATTGGATTATTTGTCTGGCCTCGACTAATTTCATCTTTTCCAGCTTTTTAAAAGCCGGGTATATACTGCCGGGGCTTGTGTTGAAAATAAACTGAGTGCTCGATTCCATTTCTTTTTTAATCTGATAACCCGTCTTTT
This genomic interval from candidate division WOR-3 bacterium contains the following:
- a CDS encoding helix-turn-helix transcriptional regulator gives rise to the protein MQEKIILGFLMGGEKTGYQIKKEMESSTQFIFNTSPGSIYPAFKKLEKMKLVEARQIIQSGRLKNIYYIKPTGREAFLDWMRSPSCKTQIFLLKMFFFSLLDKKSRAETTVNFLECLKKELAELKSLDKKMEDYDNDPFSIQTLKYGIAHLTFLEEWFEKFSNNL
- a CDS encoding linear amide C-N hydrolase; this encodes MVIACLWLKEAEYPDPDDRPCLNDLQWIQYQLDNFSTVEEVVNSDLSLRIDPGSVPLHFLVCDKTGACATVEYLDKELVYDYMVGSHKALTNDIYKYSLDYFTAYGSMFGNENNLMFYEDSVEDLSLAAFCILMNRLKGYSPDNFVSVIDFAFNLLKSVKYGDFSKWSIVYDLENMKVHFFTSQSEEIKSIDLKELDFSATTPVLIMDINETSEGEVNEKFSKYTIEANRALIETAYRSTPFLKDTPSEILDLISEYPETTKETEP